The following proteins are encoded in a genomic region of Alnus glutinosa chromosome 8, dhAlnGlut1.1, whole genome shotgun sequence:
- the LOC133876244 gene encoding uncharacterized mitochondrial protein AtMg00810-like: MEVNLKLHQADGDLLSDPSMYWQLVGNLNYMTITRLDISFVVQQLEGFSDADWAGCADTRRSVTGWCMFLGDALISWKSKKQPHVSKSSNKSEYRAMSSASSEIVWLQRLLGELSVPQLTPTPLHADNTSAI; this comes from the exons ATGGAGGTCAATTTGAAGTTGCATCAGGCGGATGGTGATCTCTTATCCGATCCTTCAATGTATTGGCAGCTAGTGGGCAATTTGAATTATATGACTATTACTCGACTTGATATCTCGTTTGTTGTTCAGCAG TTGGAGGGTTTTAGTGATGCCGATTGGGCTGGTTGTGCAGATACACGTCGTTCTGTTACTGGTTGGTGTATGTTTCTTGGCGATGCTCTCATTTCTTGGAAGAGTAAGAAGCAGCCTCATGTCTCGAAGTCATCCAACAAGTCTGAATATCGAGCTATGTCGTCTGCCTCTTCTGAAATTGTATGGCTTCAAAGGTTGTTAGGTGAACTTAGTGTTCCGCAGCTTACTCCTACTCCTCTTCATGCTGATAATACCAGTGCTATTTAG